A genomic region of Magnolia sinica isolate HGM2019 chromosome 6, MsV1, whole genome shotgun sequence contains the following coding sequences:
- the LOC131249736 gene encoding uncharacterized protein LOC131249736, whose protein sequence is MDEEGKELRKRGEVNDGPHKERIHGDLDVQSYSNVKGNVLNASTSHPVYERRTKRIPKPSYYKISPYLSLSAFDTTLGPVPELDQVTAFATSSIPFPLQMDPFKILSAQEVKEVEDWYKANKDMAAEKWFSTIWMIDALVDSEAIDTYIEFLQKRHNDLSIAYPQDCKFCPTYFTQSLEGCLPILIAYRASKSASERASLIGQLNTVYAIAKQ, encoded by the exons ATGGATGAGGAAGGTaaggagttgaggaagagaggggaagtaaatgatGGCCCACATAAAGAACGGATACATGGGGATCTAGATGTGCAATCGTATAGTAATGTCAAAGGTaatgtattgaatgcatccacatctcatcccgtttatgaaaggagaaccaaaaggataccgaagccatcatattacaagatttctccgtacttgtccctgtctgcattCGATACAACCCTTGGGCCGGTTCCCGAACTCGACCAAGTAACAGCTTTCGCTACTTCTtcgataccatttcctctacagatggatcctTTCAAGATACTATCCGCTCAGGAGGTGAAAGAGGTAGAGGACTGGTACAAGGCAAACAAGGACATGGCAGCGGAGAAATGGTTCAGTACGATCTGGATGATAGATGCGTTggttgatagcgag GCTATCGACACATACATTGAGTTCCTTCAAAAAAGGCATAATGACCTTTCAATAGCATATCCTCAGGATTGTAAGTTCTGTCCTACGTATTTTACG caaagccttgaggggtgtttgccgATTTTGATCGCATACCGGGCCTCCAAATCGGCGTCAGAACGGGCCTCGCTAATAGGCCAGCTGAACACAGTGTACGCAATTGCCAAGCAGTGA